The following are encoded in a window of Mustela nigripes isolate SB6536 chromosome 3, MUSNIG.SB6536, whole genome shotgun sequence genomic DNA:
- the ZNF142 gene encoding zinc finger protein 142 isoform X1, translating into MTDPVLDSQPTNNTGEMDGLCPELLLIPPSLSNRGILEPVQSPCPAGNPTPLPGDPGCLLVEATATEEDTGNMEIIVEAVAGNLSPGAPGETPGVLVKVVEVYFCERCEQSFAEPTLLALHQCAEPLIQPLPSLSGPPCSVELTPSNLPLSGPVQGQGLPDSPLPCPVCRQEFAQPQALKSHFKSHRGPPATFPCPESGCAFSAEDRKALQLHLRQAHAAVPVPCSFRGCPLLFGSRQAMELHRQAHYPFHCNHCSFMGSNVKLFRQHQRSHGPGPQGELSARQGPPAQELLPAPKLSPRGGEPSEQAEAPLPREQSADEGDAEEEESGALKDTQKGLEKGQGAQQLEGDVPPGTESLFKTHMCPECKRCFKKRTHLVEHLHLHFPDPSLQCPNCQKFFTSKSKLKTHLLRELGQKAHRCPLCHYSAVERNALNRHMASMHEDISNFYSDTYACPVCREEFRLSQALKEHLKSHTAAAATGPLPLHCFQEGCGYMAPDRKAFVKHLKESHGARAVECRHHSCPLLFASAEAMEAHRKSHYAFHCPHCDFACSNKHAFRKHKKQGHAGSEELRCTFCPFATFNPVAYQDHVGKMHAHEKIHQCPECAFATAHKRVLIRHMLLHTGEKPHKCELCDFTCRDVSYLSKHMLTHSNTKDYMCTECGYVTKWKHYLSVHMRKHAGDLRYQCNQCSYRCHRADQLSSHKLRHQGKSLMCEVCAFACKRKYELQKHMASQHHPGPPAPLYPCRYCSYQSRHKQALLSHENCKHTRLREFRCPLCDYRTFSNTTLFFHKRKVHGYVPGDQVWQLRYAGQEPEGAGLGPMPPLDSEPPSQPPASPEGPDPDPALAVEPHSDPAPPETSEEESTGRQDGSEVPQGDDLAGSPSLAEVDEGGCTLHLEALGVELEPVAEPPLEEITETTPVAFRPLDPAGPLRLEGSDGTLTELSAFEAAGTSDLGAEEEPVPEKPVPEAPQNLPSSEEPPDSWAGALKATLPAESTPLPQFPESESLLKALRRQDKEQAEALVLEGRVQMVVIQGEGRAFRCPHCPFITRREKALSVHCRTGCQGRRGPLLCPECGASFKQQRGLSTHLLKKCPALLRKNKSLPGPGSPLPPGTQVSEDTEGAKSPPAPLEGEPALPKEAAAALPGEPEEIEEPPGLRSMSGDALPAETPEKFHFEQGKFHCHSCPFLCSRLSSITSHVAEGCRGGRGGGGKRGASLLSRGDSVSPSSGSAEGSPRTGDTALAPKQKGARFSCPTCPFSCRQERALRTHQNRGCPLGESGELHCSLCSFTAAAAATLRLHQKRRHPTTAPPARGPRPPLQCGDCGFTCKQSRCLQQHRRLKHEGVKPHQCPFCDFSTTRRYRLEAHQSRHTGVGRIPCSSCPQTFGTNSKLRLHRLRVHDKTPTHFCPLCDYSGYLRHDITRHVNSCHQGTPAFACPQCEAQFSSETALKQHALRRHPEPPPTTPGSPATEGPLRCSRCGLLCASPASLRGHTRKQHPRLECGACQEAFPSRPALDEHRRQQHFSHRCQLCDFAARERAGLVRHYLEQHEEEEEEAVVAGAETPEGGAGASQPPLRCPFCDFACRHQLVLDHHVKGHGGTRLYKCTDCAYSTKNRQKITWHSRIHTGEKPYRCHLCPYACADPSRLKYHMRIHREERKYLCPDCGYKCKWVNQLKYHMTKHTGLKPYQCPECEYCTNRADALRVHQETRHREARAFMCEQCGKAFKTRFLLRTHLRKHSEAKPYVCNVCHRAFRWAAGLRHHALTHTDRHPFFCRLCSYKAKQKFQVVKHVRRHHPDQADPNQGVGKDPTTPTVHLHDVQLEDPSPPAPAAPPTGPEG; encoded by the exons ATGACAGACCCCGTGTTGGACTCACAGCCAACCAACAACACTGGGGAGATGGATGGACTATGCCCGGAGCTATTGCTgatccccccatctctctctaacCGTGGAATCCTGGAGCCCGTCCAGAGTCCCTGCCCTGCTGGGAACCCCACACCTTTGCCTGGTGACCCAGGCTGCCTGCTGGTAGAGGCCACAGCAACTGAAGAGGACACAGGGAACATGGAGATCATCGTGGAAGCAGTGGCTGGAAACCTGtccccaggtgctcctggagagACCCCAG GTGTCCTGGTAAAGGTGGTGGAGGTGTACTTCTGTGAGCGCTGTGAGCAGAGCTTTGCAGAGCCCACTCTGCTGGCCCTGCACCAGTGTGCTGAGCCCCTCATACAACCTCTGCCGAGCCTCTCTGGCCCCCCATGCTCCGTAGAGCTCACCCCCAGcaacctccctctctctggccctgTGCAGGGGCAGGGCCTGCCAGATAGCCCCCTGCCGTGCCCCGTGTGTAGACAGGAGTttgcccagccccaggccctgaaGAGCCACTTCAAGAGTCACCGGGGCCCTCCCGCCACCTTCCCCTGCCCGGAGTCCGGCTGTGCGTTCTCTGCGGAAGATCGCAAGGCCCTGCAGCTCCACCTGAGGCAGGCCCATGCCGCGGTCCCCGTGCCGTGCTCTTTCCGGGGCTGCCCCCTGCTCTTCGGGAGCCGGCAGGCCATGGAGCTGCACCGACAGGCCCATTACCCTTTCCACTGCAACCATTGCAGCTTTATGGGTTCCAACGTCAAACTCTTCCGGCAGCATCAGCGGAGCCACGGGCCTGGGCCGCAGGGAGAACTGTCTGCCCGGCAGGGTCCTCCGGCCCAGGAGCTGCTGCCAG CTCCCAAACTGTCCCCTAGAGGGGGAGAGCCATCAGAACAAGCAGAGGCGCCCTTGCCCAGGGAGCAGTCAGCGGATGAAGGGGACGCGGAGGAAGAAGAGAGTGGCGCTCTGAAGGACACCCAGAAAGGCCTGGAGAAAGGCCAGGGAGCTCAGCAGTTAGAAG ggGACGTGCCTCCTGGCACCGAGTCCCTCTTCAAGACCCACATGTGTCCGGAGTGTAAGCGCTGCTTCAAGAAGCGAACACACCTGGTGGAGCACCTGCACCTGCACTTCCCCGACCCCAGCCTGCAGTGCCCCAACTGCCAGAAGTTCTTCACCAGCAAGAGCAAGCTGAAGACGCACCTGCTGCGGGAGCTGGGCCAGAAGGCCCACCGCTGCCCGCTGTGCCACTACAGCGCCGTGGAGAGGAATGCGTTGAACCGCCACATGGCCAGCATGCACGAGGACATTTCCAACTTCTACTCGGACACCTACGCCTGCCCTGTGTGCCGGGAGGAGTTCCGCCTCAGTCAGGCCCTGAAGGAGCACCTCAAGAGCCACACGGCGGCAGCCGCCACAGGGCCGCTGCCCCTGCACTGCTTTCAGGAGGGCTGCGGCTACATGGCCCCCGACCGCAAGGCCTTTGTCAAGCACCTGAAGGAGAGCCACGGCGCGCGGGCTGTCGAGTGCCGCCATCACTCGTGCCCCCTGCTCTTCGCCAGCGCCGAGGCCATGGAGGCACATCGCAAGAGCCACTATGCCTTCCACTGCCCGCACTGCGACTTCGCCTGCTCCAACAAGCACGCATTCCGCAAACACAAGAAGCAGGGCCACGCGGGCAGTGAGGAGCTGCGCTGCACCTTCTGCCCCTTTGCCACCTTCAACCCCGTGGCCTACCAGGACCACGTGGGCAAGATGCACGCCCATGAGAAGATCCACCAGTGCCCCGAGTGCGCCTTCGCCACTGCCCACAAGAGGGTGCTCATTCGCCACATGCTGCTGCACACAG GTGAGAAACCTCATAAGTGTGAACTCTGTGATTTCACGTGCCGAGACGTGAGCTACCTGTCCAAGCACATGCTGACCCACTCCAACACCAAGGATTACATGTGCACTGAGTGTGGCTACGTCACCAAGTGGAAGCATTACCTCAGTGTGCACATGCGGAAACACGCGGGGGACCTCAG ATACCAGTGCAACCAGTGCTCTTACCGCTGCCACCGGGCCGATCAGCTGAGCAGCCACAAGCTGCGCCACCAGGGCAAGTCCCTGATGTGCGAGGTGTGTGCCTTTGCATGCAAGCGGAAGTACGAGCTGCAGAAGCACATGGCCTCCCAGCACCACCCAGGCCCGCCAGCCCCACTCTACCCCTGCCGCTACTGCAGCTACCAGAGCCGCCACAAGCAGGCGCTGCTGAGCCACGAGAATTGCAAGCACACCCGTCTGCGCGAGTTCCGCTGCCCACTCTGTGACTACCGGACCTTCAGCAACACCACCCTCTTCTTCCACAAGCGCAAGGTCCACGGCTACGTGCCTGGCGACCAGGTATGGCAGCTCCGCTATGCTGGCCAGGAACCcgagggggctgggctgggcccaaTGCCCCCACTGGACTCCGAGCCCCCCAGCCAGCCGCCCGCCTCACCTGAGGGGCCAGACCCGGACCCTGCGCTGGCAGTGGAGCCCCACTCAGACCCGGCCCCGCCAGAGACCAGCGAGGAGGAGAGCACCGGGAGACAGGATGGCAGTGAGGTTCCACAGGGGGACGACCTGGCTGGCAGCCCCAGTCTGGCGGAGGTCGATGAGGGAGGGTGCACGCTGCACCTAGAGGCCTTGGGTGTAGAGCTGGAGCCCGTGGCTGAGCCACCCCTGGAGGAGATCACCGAAACTACCCCGGTGGCCTTTAGGCCCCTGGATCCCGCAGGGCCCCTGAGACTCGAAGGGTCAGATGGAACTTTGACTGAGCTATCTGCCTTTGAAGCTGCTGGGACTTCAGATTTGGGTGCTGAAGAAGAGCCTGTTCCGGAAAAGCCAGTCCCAGAGGCCCCCCAAAACCTCCCTTCCTCAGAGGAGCCCCCTGACAGCTGGGCGGGAGCCTTGAAGGCCACTCTGCCCGCTGAGAGCACTCCGCTCCCCCAGTTCCCCGAGTCGGAGTCCCTGCTCAAGGCCCTGCGGAGGCAGGACAAAGAGCAGGCCGAGGCTCTGGTCCTGGAGGGGCGGGTTCAGATGGTAGTCATCCAGGGAGAGGGGCGCGCCTTCCGCTGCCCACACTGCCCGTTCATTACCCGCCGGGAGAAGGCTCTGAGCGTGCACTGCAGGACCGGGTGCCAGGGCCGCCGAGGGCCCCTGCTGTGCCCCGAGTGTGGAGCCAGCTTCAAGCAACAGCGTGGCCTCAGCACCCACCTGCTGAAGAAGTGTCCCGCTCTGCTCAGGAAGAACAAGTCTTTGCCTGGACcgggctccccactgcccccaggtACCCAGGTCTCCGAGGACACAGAAGGTGCGAAGTCCCCCCCTGCCCCGCTAGAAGGAGAGCCAGCGCTCCCCAAAGAGGCTGCTGCTGCACTTCCCGGGGAGCCAGAAGAAATAGAGGAGCCCCCTGGACTGCGCTCCATGTCCGGGGATGCCTTACCCGCAGAGACCCCTGAGAAGTTCCACTTCGAGCAGGGCAAGTTTCACTGCCACTCATGCCCCTTCCTGTGCTCTCGGCTCTCCTCCATCACCTCTCATGTGGCTGAAGGCTGCCGGGGGGGCCGCGGCGGGGGAGGAAAGCGAGGGGCCTCTCTTCTGAGCCGTGGGGACTCTGTCTCCCCCAGCAGTGGGAGTGCAGAGGGCAGCCCCAGGACTGGGGACACGGCACTGGCTCCAAAGCAGAAGGGGGCCCGCTTCTCCTGCCCGACATGCCCCTTCAGCTGCCGCCAGGAGCGGGCCCTGAGGACGCACCAGAACCGGGGCTGCCCCCTCGGAGAGTCTGGAGAGCTGCACTGCAGCCTCTGCTCCTTTACCGCTGCCGCTGCTGCCACACTCAGGCTCCACCAGAAGCGGAGGCaccccaccaccgcccccccgGCCCGCGGGCCCCGGCCCCCACTCCAGTGCGGGGACTGTGGCTTCACCTGCAAGCAGAGCCGCTGCCTACAGCAGCACCGGCGGCTCAAGCACGAGGGAGTGAAGCCCCACCAGTGCCCCTTCTGTGACTTCTCTACCACTAGGCGGTACCGGCTGGAGGCCCACCAGTCCCGCCACACAGGAGTTGGCCGCATCCCCTGTAGCTCCTGCCCACAGACATTCGGTACCAACTCAAAACTGCGCCTGCACCGGCTGCGGGTCCACGATAAGACGCCCACCCACTTCTGCCCGCTGTGTGATTATAGCGGCTACCTGCGACATGACATCACGCGACACGTCAATAGCTGCCACCAGGGCACCCCCGCCTTTGCCTGCCCCCAGTGCGAGGCGCAGTTCAGCTCAGAGACAGCGCTCAAGCAGCATGCACTGCGCCGGCACCCTGAGCCGCCCCCCACCACGCCAGGCTCCCCTGCCACCGAGGGCCCCCTGCGCTGCTCCCGCTGTGGGCTGCTTTGCGCCAGCCCGGCCAGCCTGCGGGGCCACACCCGCAAGCAGCACCCGCGACTGGAGTGTGGGGCCTGCCAGGAGGCCTTCCCCAGCCGGCCAGCCCTGGACGAGCACCGGCGGCAGCAGCACTTCAGCCACCGctgccagctctgtgacttcGCAGCCCGGGAGCGCGCTGGCCTGGTTAGGCACTACCTGGAGCAgcacgaggaggaggaggaggaggcagtggtGGCAGGTGCAGAGACCCCGGAGGGCGGCGCAGGGGCCAGCCAGCCCCCCTTGCGCTGCCCCTTCTGTGACTTCGCGTGCCGCCACCAACTGGTGCTGGACCACCATGTGAAGGGGCACGGCGGCACCCGGCTGTACAAGTGCACCGACTGTGCTTACAGCACCAAGAACCGCCAGAAGATCACCTGGCACAGCCGCATCCACACGGGAGAGAAGCCCTACCGCTGCCACCTCTGTCCCTATGCCTGTGCCGACCCCTCCCGCCTCAAG tacCACATGCGGATCCATAGGGAGGAACGGAAGTATCTGTGCCCCGACTGTGGCTACAAGTGCAAGTGGGTCAACCAGCTCAAGTACCACATGACCAAGCACACAG GCTTGAAGCCATACCAGTGCCCCGAGTGCGAGTATTGTACCAACCGGGCCGACGCACTGCGCGTGCACCAGGAGACTCGGCACCGGGAGGCACGGGCCTTCATGTGCGAGCAGTGCGGCAAGGCCTTCAAGACACGCTTCCTGCTGCGCACCCACCTCCGCAAGCACAGTGAAGCCAAGCCCTACGTGTGCAACGTGTGCCACCGTGCTTTCCGCTGGGCTGCCGGCCTGCGCCATCACGCGCTCACCCACACCGACCGGCACCCCTTCTTCTGCCGCCTCTGCAGCTACAAGGCCAAGCAGAAGTTCCAGGTGGTGAAGCACGTGCGCCGGCACCACCCAGACCAGGCCGACCCGAACCAAGGAGTGGGGAAAGACCCCACCACCCCCACGGTGCACCTGCATGATGTGCAGCTGGAGGACCCcagccctcctgctcctgctgctcccccaacaGGACCCGAGGGCTGa
- the ZNF142 gene encoding zinc finger protein 142 isoform X2: MCPECKRCFKKRTHLVEHLHLHFPDPSLQCPNCQKFFTSKSKLKTHLLRELGQKAHRCPLCHYSAVERNALNRHMASMHEDISNFYSDTYACPVCREEFRLSQALKEHLKSHTAAAATGPLPLHCFQEGCGYMAPDRKAFVKHLKESHGARAVECRHHSCPLLFASAEAMEAHRKSHYAFHCPHCDFACSNKHAFRKHKKQGHAGSEELRCTFCPFATFNPVAYQDHVGKMHAHEKIHQCPECAFATAHKRVLIRHMLLHTGEKPHKCELCDFTCRDVSYLSKHMLTHSNTKDYMCTECGYVTKWKHYLSVHMRKHAGDLRYQCNQCSYRCHRADQLSSHKLRHQGKSLMCEVCAFACKRKYELQKHMASQHHPGPPAPLYPCRYCSYQSRHKQALLSHENCKHTRLREFRCPLCDYRTFSNTTLFFHKRKVHGYVPGDQVWQLRYAGQEPEGAGLGPMPPLDSEPPSQPPASPEGPDPDPALAVEPHSDPAPPETSEEESTGRQDGSEVPQGDDLAGSPSLAEVDEGGCTLHLEALGVELEPVAEPPLEEITETTPVAFRPLDPAGPLRLEGSDGTLTELSAFEAAGTSDLGAEEEPVPEKPVPEAPQNLPSSEEPPDSWAGALKATLPAESTPLPQFPESESLLKALRRQDKEQAEALVLEGRVQMVVIQGEGRAFRCPHCPFITRREKALSVHCRTGCQGRRGPLLCPECGASFKQQRGLSTHLLKKCPALLRKNKSLPGPGSPLPPGTQVSEDTEGAKSPPAPLEGEPALPKEAAAALPGEPEEIEEPPGLRSMSGDALPAETPEKFHFEQGKFHCHSCPFLCSRLSSITSHVAEGCRGGRGGGGKRGASLLSRGDSVSPSSGSAEGSPRTGDTALAPKQKGARFSCPTCPFSCRQERALRTHQNRGCPLGESGELHCSLCSFTAAAAATLRLHQKRRHPTTAPPARGPRPPLQCGDCGFTCKQSRCLQQHRRLKHEGVKPHQCPFCDFSTTRRYRLEAHQSRHTGVGRIPCSSCPQTFGTNSKLRLHRLRVHDKTPTHFCPLCDYSGYLRHDITRHVNSCHQGTPAFACPQCEAQFSSETALKQHALRRHPEPPPTTPGSPATEGPLRCSRCGLLCASPASLRGHTRKQHPRLECGACQEAFPSRPALDEHRRQQHFSHRCQLCDFAARERAGLVRHYLEQHEEEEEEAVVAGAETPEGGAGASQPPLRCPFCDFACRHQLVLDHHVKGHGGTRLYKCTDCAYSTKNRQKITWHSRIHTGEKPYRCHLCPYACADPSRLKYHMRIHREERKYLCPDCGYKCKWVNQLKYHMTKHTGLKPYQCPECEYCTNRADALRVHQETRHREARAFMCEQCGKAFKTRFLLRTHLRKHSEAKPYVCNVCHRAFRWAAGLRHHALTHTDRHPFFCRLCSYKAKQKFQVVKHVRRHHPDQADPNQGVGKDPTTPTVHLHDVQLEDPSPPAPAAPPTGPEG, from the exons ATGTGTCCGGAGTGTAAGCGCTGCTTCAAGAAGCGAACACACCTGGTGGAGCACCTGCACCTGCACTTCCCCGACCCCAGCCTGCAGTGCCCCAACTGCCAGAAGTTCTTCACCAGCAAGAGCAAGCTGAAGACGCACCTGCTGCGGGAGCTGGGCCAGAAGGCCCACCGCTGCCCGCTGTGCCACTACAGCGCCGTGGAGAGGAATGCGTTGAACCGCCACATGGCCAGCATGCACGAGGACATTTCCAACTTCTACTCGGACACCTACGCCTGCCCTGTGTGCCGGGAGGAGTTCCGCCTCAGTCAGGCCCTGAAGGAGCACCTCAAGAGCCACACGGCGGCAGCCGCCACAGGGCCGCTGCCCCTGCACTGCTTTCAGGAGGGCTGCGGCTACATGGCCCCCGACCGCAAGGCCTTTGTCAAGCACCTGAAGGAGAGCCACGGCGCGCGGGCTGTCGAGTGCCGCCATCACTCGTGCCCCCTGCTCTTCGCCAGCGCCGAGGCCATGGAGGCACATCGCAAGAGCCACTATGCCTTCCACTGCCCGCACTGCGACTTCGCCTGCTCCAACAAGCACGCATTCCGCAAACACAAGAAGCAGGGCCACGCGGGCAGTGAGGAGCTGCGCTGCACCTTCTGCCCCTTTGCCACCTTCAACCCCGTGGCCTACCAGGACCACGTGGGCAAGATGCACGCCCATGAGAAGATCCACCAGTGCCCCGAGTGCGCCTTCGCCACTGCCCACAAGAGGGTGCTCATTCGCCACATGCTGCTGCACACAG GTGAGAAACCTCATAAGTGTGAACTCTGTGATTTCACGTGCCGAGACGTGAGCTACCTGTCCAAGCACATGCTGACCCACTCCAACACCAAGGATTACATGTGCACTGAGTGTGGCTACGTCACCAAGTGGAAGCATTACCTCAGTGTGCACATGCGGAAACACGCGGGGGACCTCAG ATACCAGTGCAACCAGTGCTCTTACCGCTGCCACCGGGCCGATCAGCTGAGCAGCCACAAGCTGCGCCACCAGGGCAAGTCCCTGATGTGCGAGGTGTGTGCCTTTGCATGCAAGCGGAAGTACGAGCTGCAGAAGCACATGGCCTCCCAGCACCACCCAGGCCCGCCAGCCCCACTCTACCCCTGCCGCTACTGCAGCTACCAGAGCCGCCACAAGCAGGCGCTGCTGAGCCACGAGAATTGCAAGCACACCCGTCTGCGCGAGTTCCGCTGCCCACTCTGTGACTACCGGACCTTCAGCAACACCACCCTCTTCTTCCACAAGCGCAAGGTCCACGGCTACGTGCCTGGCGACCAGGTATGGCAGCTCCGCTATGCTGGCCAGGAACCcgagggggctgggctgggcccaaTGCCCCCACTGGACTCCGAGCCCCCCAGCCAGCCGCCCGCCTCACCTGAGGGGCCAGACCCGGACCCTGCGCTGGCAGTGGAGCCCCACTCAGACCCGGCCCCGCCAGAGACCAGCGAGGAGGAGAGCACCGGGAGACAGGATGGCAGTGAGGTTCCACAGGGGGACGACCTGGCTGGCAGCCCCAGTCTGGCGGAGGTCGATGAGGGAGGGTGCACGCTGCACCTAGAGGCCTTGGGTGTAGAGCTGGAGCCCGTGGCTGAGCCACCCCTGGAGGAGATCACCGAAACTACCCCGGTGGCCTTTAGGCCCCTGGATCCCGCAGGGCCCCTGAGACTCGAAGGGTCAGATGGAACTTTGACTGAGCTATCTGCCTTTGAAGCTGCTGGGACTTCAGATTTGGGTGCTGAAGAAGAGCCTGTTCCGGAAAAGCCAGTCCCAGAGGCCCCCCAAAACCTCCCTTCCTCAGAGGAGCCCCCTGACAGCTGGGCGGGAGCCTTGAAGGCCACTCTGCCCGCTGAGAGCACTCCGCTCCCCCAGTTCCCCGAGTCGGAGTCCCTGCTCAAGGCCCTGCGGAGGCAGGACAAAGAGCAGGCCGAGGCTCTGGTCCTGGAGGGGCGGGTTCAGATGGTAGTCATCCAGGGAGAGGGGCGCGCCTTCCGCTGCCCACACTGCCCGTTCATTACCCGCCGGGAGAAGGCTCTGAGCGTGCACTGCAGGACCGGGTGCCAGGGCCGCCGAGGGCCCCTGCTGTGCCCCGAGTGTGGAGCCAGCTTCAAGCAACAGCGTGGCCTCAGCACCCACCTGCTGAAGAAGTGTCCCGCTCTGCTCAGGAAGAACAAGTCTTTGCCTGGACcgggctccccactgcccccaggtACCCAGGTCTCCGAGGACACAGAAGGTGCGAAGTCCCCCCCTGCCCCGCTAGAAGGAGAGCCAGCGCTCCCCAAAGAGGCTGCTGCTGCACTTCCCGGGGAGCCAGAAGAAATAGAGGAGCCCCCTGGACTGCGCTCCATGTCCGGGGATGCCTTACCCGCAGAGACCCCTGAGAAGTTCCACTTCGAGCAGGGCAAGTTTCACTGCCACTCATGCCCCTTCCTGTGCTCTCGGCTCTCCTCCATCACCTCTCATGTGGCTGAAGGCTGCCGGGGGGGCCGCGGCGGGGGAGGAAAGCGAGGGGCCTCTCTTCTGAGCCGTGGGGACTCTGTCTCCCCCAGCAGTGGGAGTGCAGAGGGCAGCCCCAGGACTGGGGACACGGCACTGGCTCCAAAGCAGAAGGGGGCCCGCTTCTCCTGCCCGACATGCCCCTTCAGCTGCCGCCAGGAGCGGGCCCTGAGGACGCACCAGAACCGGGGCTGCCCCCTCGGAGAGTCTGGAGAGCTGCACTGCAGCCTCTGCTCCTTTACCGCTGCCGCTGCTGCCACACTCAGGCTCCACCAGAAGCGGAGGCaccccaccaccgcccccccgGCCCGCGGGCCCCGGCCCCCACTCCAGTGCGGGGACTGTGGCTTCACCTGCAAGCAGAGCCGCTGCCTACAGCAGCACCGGCGGCTCAAGCACGAGGGAGTGAAGCCCCACCAGTGCCCCTTCTGTGACTTCTCTACCACTAGGCGGTACCGGCTGGAGGCCCACCAGTCCCGCCACACAGGAGTTGGCCGCATCCCCTGTAGCTCCTGCCCACAGACATTCGGTACCAACTCAAAACTGCGCCTGCACCGGCTGCGGGTCCACGATAAGACGCCCACCCACTTCTGCCCGCTGTGTGATTATAGCGGCTACCTGCGACATGACATCACGCGACACGTCAATAGCTGCCACCAGGGCACCCCCGCCTTTGCCTGCCCCCAGTGCGAGGCGCAGTTCAGCTCAGAGACAGCGCTCAAGCAGCATGCACTGCGCCGGCACCCTGAGCCGCCCCCCACCACGCCAGGCTCCCCTGCCACCGAGGGCCCCCTGCGCTGCTCCCGCTGTGGGCTGCTTTGCGCCAGCCCGGCCAGCCTGCGGGGCCACACCCGCAAGCAGCACCCGCGACTGGAGTGTGGGGCCTGCCAGGAGGCCTTCCCCAGCCGGCCAGCCCTGGACGAGCACCGGCGGCAGCAGCACTTCAGCCACCGctgccagctctgtgacttcGCAGCCCGGGAGCGCGCTGGCCTGGTTAGGCACTACCTGGAGCAgcacgaggaggaggaggaggaggcagtggtGGCAGGTGCAGAGACCCCGGAGGGCGGCGCAGGGGCCAGCCAGCCCCCCTTGCGCTGCCCCTTCTGTGACTTCGCGTGCCGCCACCAACTGGTGCTGGACCACCATGTGAAGGGGCACGGCGGCACCCGGCTGTACAAGTGCACCGACTGTGCTTACAGCACCAAGAACCGCCAGAAGATCACCTGGCACAGCCGCATCCACACGGGAGAGAAGCCCTACCGCTGCCACCTCTGTCCCTATGCCTGTGCCGACCCCTCCCGCCTCAAG tacCACATGCGGATCCATAGGGAGGAACGGAAGTATCTGTGCCCCGACTGTGGCTACAAGTGCAAGTGGGTCAACCAGCTCAAGTACCACATGACCAAGCACACAG GCTTGAAGCCATACCAGTGCCCCGAGTGCGAGTATTGTACCAACCGGGCCGACGCACTGCGCGTGCACCAGGAGACTCGGCACCGGGAGGCACGGGCCTTCATGTGCGAGCAGTGCGGCAAGGCCTTCAAGACACGCTTCCTGCTGCGCACCCACCTCCGCAAGCACAGTGAAGCCAAGCCCTACGTGTGCAACGTGTGCCACCGTGCTTTCCGCTGGGCTGCCGGCCTGCGCCATCACGCGCTCACCCACACCGACCGGCACCCCTTCTTCTGCCGCCTCTGCAGCTACAAGGCCAAGCAGAAGTTCCAGGTGGTGAAGCACGTGCGCCGGCACCACCCAGACCAGGCCGACCCGAACCAAGGAGTGGGGAAAGACCCCACCACCCCCACGGTGCACCTGCATGATGTGCAGCTGGAGGACCCcagccctcctgctcctgctgctcccccaacaGGACCCGAGGGCTGa